A genomic window from Nocardioides sp. BP30 includes:
- a CDS encoding putative bifunctional diguanylate cyclase/phosphodiesterase, whose protein sequence is MSPSTEPRRRRTGSTVRLLLTHVVLILIPVLLLGLGLSLGIRGTAQSRGLDEARTEALLVAQTAVAPQLDGQPLSKGLSARERTAMTRLVTRAVTDGRLLRLRLRDEHGAVVFSQDPKAKGKGKGPAYGDDDDEIVAAAHGDVVAQLTHLNADPGDSGPVGPAAVEVYLPLTVGTSAKQIGVLEAYLPYAPIQADVRASLHVLYRDLALGLAGLSVMLFVITLSVSRRLRRELAANEWMARHDALTGLPNRALFVQRVEEAAGWAARTGRPVVVAMMDLDHFKDLNDTLGHSRGDELLGIIASRLRERLRRSDTVSRLGGDEFGLVLRSPRDPLAELAELAAVVASEAQVGGLPLSVAPSVGYLTLSDDRLSAETVMQRAEVAMYAAKGDHTVVAEYSPALEHFVAADMELIAELPHALSNGDLVLHYQPQIAAASGEVVAAEALVRWDHPVHGLLAPGRFLPMAEQTDLIERLTAWVLGAALADAARLASLGRPIPIAVNVSARSVVREDFAGQVMAALEAAAVPAAQLVVEVTETALLTSPERARLVLEQLDSAGVHVSIDDFGQGQTSLGYLADLPIAELKIDRGFVTGMATDRVRTAIVESVVDLGHNLGMRVVAEGVETEEDLAAVRDLGCDLAQGYHIARPMPLQALVELLVPTAIRS, encoded by the coding sequence ATGTCCCCGAGCACCGAACCGCGGCGGCGGCGTACGGGCTCGACGGTCCGGCTGCTGCTGACCCACGTCGTCCTCATCCTGATCCCGGTGCTCCTGCTCGGGCTGGGGCTCTCGCTGGGGATCAGGGGTACGGCGCAGAGCCGTGGTCTGGACGAGGCGCGGACCGAGGCGCTGCTGGTCGCCCAGACGGCGGTCGCGCCGCAGCTCGACGGCCAGCCCCTGAGCAAGGGCCTCTCCGCTCGCGAACGCACCGCTATGACCCGCCTGGTGACCCGTGCCGTGACCGACGGGCGGTTGCTCCGGCTGCGGCTGCGCGACGAGCACGGTGCGGTGGTGTTCTCCCAGGATCCGAAGGCGAAGGGAAAGGGGAAGGGGCCGGCGTACGGTGACGATGACGACGAGATCGTCGCAGCGGCGCACGGGGACGTGGTCGCCCAGCTGACCCACCTCAACGCCGACCCGGGAGACTCCGGCCCGGTCGGTCCCGCCGCCGTGGAGGTCTACCTCCCGCTGACGGTCGGCACCTCGGCCAAGCAGATCGGCGTCCTGGAGGCCTACCTGCCCTACGCCCCGATCCAGGCCGACGTGCGCGCGAGCCTGCACGTGCTCTACCGCGACCTCGCGCTCGGCCTGGCCGGCCTCTCGGTGATGCTCTTCGTGATCACGCTCTCGGTCAGCCGCAGGCTCCGGCGTGAGCTGGCGGCCAACGAGTGGATGGCGCGCCACGATGCCCTCACCGGCCTGCCCAACCGAGCCCTGTTCGTCCAGCGGGTCGAGGAGGCGGCCGGATGGGCGGCTCGGACGGGTCGGCCGGTCGTCGTGGCGATGATGGACCTCGACCACTTCAAGGATCTCAACGACACCCTCGGCCACTCCCGGGGCGACGAGCTGCTGGGCATCATCGCCTCCCGGCTGCGGGAGCGCCTGCGCCGCTCCGACACGGTCTCCCGGCTCGGCGGCGACGAGTTCGGCCTGGTGCTGCGCTCGCCCCGTGACCCGCTGGCCGAGCTCGCCGAGCTCGCCGCTGTCGTCGCCTCCGAGGCGCAGGTGGGCGGCCTGCCGTTGTCGGTCGCGCCGAGCGTGGGCTACCTCACGCTGAGTGACGACCGGCTCTCCGCCGAGACGGTCATGCAGCGCGCCGAGGTGGCGATGTACGCCGCGAAGGGCGACCACACCGTGGTCGCCGAGTACTCCCCCGCCCTCGAGCACTTCGTCGCCGCCGACATGGAGCTGATCGCCGAGCTGCCGCACGCACTGAGCAACGGCGACCTCGTGCTGCACTACCAGCCGCAGATCGCTGCAGCCTCGGGCGAGGTGGTGGCGGCCGAGGCGCTGGTGCGGTGGGACCACCCGGTGCACGGCCTCCTCGCGCCGGGCCGCTTCCTGCCGATGGCCGAGCAGACCGACCTCATCGAGCGTCTCACCGCGTGGGTTCTCGGCGCGGCGCTCGCCGACGCCGCCCGGCTGGCGAGCCTTGGCCGACCGATCCCGATCGCCGTCAACGTGTCGGCGCGCAGCGTGGTGCGCGAGGACTTCGCGGGCCAGGTCATGGCCGCCCTGGAGGCGGCAGCGGTGCCGGCCGCGCAGCTGGTGGTCGAGGTGACCGAGACGGCCCTGCTCACCAGCCCCGAGCGAGCACGTCTGGTCCTCGAGCAGCTGGACAGCGCGGGGGTGCACGTGAGCATCGACGACTTCGGCCAGGGCCAGACGTCGCTCGGCTACCTCGCCGACCTGCCGATCGCCGAGCTCAAGATCGACCGCGGCTTCGTGACGGGCATGGCGACCGACCGCGTCCGGACGGCGATCGTCGAGTCGGTCGTGGACCTGGGCCACAACCTGGGTATGCGGGTGGTCGCCGAGGGCGTCGAGACCGAGGAGGACCTGGCCGCCGTGCGCGACCTGGGCTGCGACCTGGCGCAGGGCTACCACATCGCCCGGCCGATGCCGCTCCAGGCTCTCGTCGAGCTGCTGGTGCCGACGGCGATCCGGAGCTGA
- a CDS encoding putative bifunctional diguanylate cyclase/phosphodiesterase — protein sequence MDRERRSWSPSSLARSRAWREAPSVATINTLRWTAASLYLLGGTILLIGTAVRLGSDRVDVRSIAVIGVVGVVVGGLILATGRRLPRWAYHAVIALGTGLICALVLLGHGDAASIALSMPFLFITINAVFLFPLSQGLVHVLVTEAACTICLAAVDIAPGSIVLIQGCTLGTTLVVAWLARAASAADRDFLTGLASRRGFDRRLEEALRSAERDGRRLCLAVLDVDRFKQINDTAGHPAGDRLLIACARSWAPLIPPVATLARYGGDEFALLLPDSTLGRAADLADVLRSGAPAEVTVSVGVAAWQPGDSGSILMNRADVALYEAKTAGRDRIVAYGDPSRSASELEAAIAAGEMVLAYQPVVQLATGEVIGCEALARWQHPQKGLIMPDQFIPEAERTGAIHALGAWSLGTVCRTLMASAEPRRSVGVNASAVELRSPDYASRVIALLDAWSMPANLLVLEITEGAFDDEEPQVLANLRALRARGVLVAMDDFGSGYSSLRRLEQLPIDVLKIDGALVGAIGEDRDEAPILEAIVSIGRSLDVRLVAERIETAHQAEVLRRLGYHLGQGYHFGRPVIGVLPR from the coding sequence ATGGATCGAGAGCGCCGCTCGTGGAGCCCCTCCTCCCTCGCTCGGAGCCGGGCATGGCGCGAGGCGCCGTCGGTGGCGACGATCAACACCCTGCGCTGGACCGCCGCGAGCCTCTACCTCCTGGGTGGCACGATCCTGCTGATCGGGACCGCGGTGCGGCTGGGTTCGGATCGGGTCGATGTCCGCAGCATCGCCGTCATCGGCGTGGTCGGGGTGGTCGTCGGCGGGCTGATCCTGGCGACGGGGCGGCGGCTCCCCCGCTGGGCCTACCACGCGGTCATCGCCCTGGGAACCGGGCTCATCTGTGCGCTGGTCCTGCTCGGCCACGGCGATGCCGCCTCGATCGCGCTGAGCATGCCGTTCCTCTTCATCACCATCAACGCGGTCTTCCTCTTCCCGCTCTCCCAGGGCCTCGTGCACGTACTGGTCACCGAGGCCGCCTGCACGATCTGCCTCGCGGCCGTCGACATCGCCCCTGGGTCGATCGTGCTGATCCAGGGCTGCACGCTCGGGACGACACTCGTCGTCGCCTGGCTGGCACGGGCCGCCAGCGCCGCCGACCGGGACTTCCTGACCGGGCTCGCCAGCCGCCGCGGCTTCGACCGCCGGCTGGAGGAGGCGCTGCGGAGCGCCGAGCGCGACGGTCGCCGGCTCTGCCTCGCGGTGCTCGACGTGGACCGCTTCAAGCAGATCAACGACACTGCGGGCCATCCGGCCGGCGACCGGTTGCTGATCGCATGCGCCCGGAGCTGGGCACCGCTGATCCCGCCGGTGGCCACCCTCGCCCGGTACGGCGGGGACGAGTTCGCGCTGCTGCTTCCCGACAGCACCCTCGGCCGGGCGGCCGATCTCGCCGACGTGCTGCGCAGCGGTGCCCCGGCGGAGGTGACAGTGTCGGTCGGCGTGGCCGCCTGGCAGCCGGGCGACTCCGGCTCGATCCTGATGAACCGTGCCGACGTCGCCCTCTACGAGGCCAAGACGGCCGGGCGGGACCGCATCGTCGCCTACGGCGACCCGTCGCGATCGGCCAGCGAGCTGGAGGCCGCCATCGCCGCCGGCGAGATGGTGCTCGCCTACCAGCCCGTCGTGCAGCTGGCCACCGGCGAGGTGATCGGCTGCGAGGCGCTCGCCCGGTGGCAGCACCCGCAAAAGGGGCTGATCATGCCGGACCAGTTCATCCCCGAGGCCGAGCGCACCGGGGCGATCCACGCGCTGGGCGCGTGGTCGCTGGGGACTGTCTGCCGGACCCTGATGGCGAGTGCCGAGCCGCGGCGCTCGGTCGGGGTGAACGCCTCGGCGGTGGAGCTGCGCAGCCCCGACTACGCCTCGAGGGTGATCGCCCTGCTCGATGCCTGGTCGATGCCGGCCAACCTGTTGGTCCTGGAGATCACGGAGGGGGCGTTCGACGACGAGGAACCCCAGGTGCTGGCGAACCTGCGCGCCCTGCGCGCACGCGGCGTCCTCGTCGCCATGGACGACTTCGGCTCCGGCTACTCCTCGCTGCGACGCCTCGAGCAGCTGCCGATCGACGTGCTCAAGATCGACGGCGCTCTCGTCGGAGCCATCGGCGAGGACCGCGACGAGGCTCCGATCCTCGAGGCGATCGTGAGCATCGGCCGCAGCCTCGACGTACGGCTCGTCGCCGAGCGGATCGAGACCGCCCATCAGGCGGAGGTCCTGCGCCGGCTCGGCTACCACCTCGGCCAGGGCTACCACTTCGGTCGGCCGGTGATCGGGGTCCTCCCGCGCTAG